In Helianthus annuus cultivar XRQ/B chromosome 9, HanXRQr2.0-SUNRISE, whole genome shotgun sequence, the following are encoded in one genomic region:
- the LOC110876146 gene encoding uncharacterized protein LOC110876146 yields MDKPQEEMQEVGFFGIYKESFKTIFSWKKIFTQITLTFILPLSFIFLAHFIIAYILEWRISRAEDQIYYNNVDSERFYHRLSTAYIGYWVFKFTYLSFLLLFSLLSTAAIVYTIASLYSGNEVTFKKVLKIVPKVWKRLALTFLWTYLGFFMYNVIAGVVLCK; encoded by the coding sequence ATGGATAAACCTCAAGAAGAAATGCAAGAGGTGGGCTTCTTTGGCATCTACAAAGAATCTTTCAAAACCATTTTTTCATGGAAGAAGATCTTCACCCAGATCACACTAACCTTCATCCTACCCTTGTCCTTCATCTTTCTTGCTCATTTTATCATTGCATACATACTCGAATGGAGGATCTCCCGTGCCGAAGACCAAATATATTACAATAACGTCGATAGCGAGCGCTTCTACCATAGGCTATCAACTGCGTATATCGGGTACTGGGTATTCAAATTCACGTACTTGAGTTTCCTCCTCCTTTTCTCGCTTCTCTCGACAGCCGCCATCGTTTATACAATCGCCTCGCTGTATTCGGGCAACGAGGTGACCTTCAAGAAAGTCTTGAAGATTGTCCCTAAAGTGTGGAAGAGACTAGCTTTAACTTTCTTGTGGACTTACCTTGGTTTCTTCATGTACAATGTCATTGCAGGAGTGGTGTTGTGTAAATGA